The Saccharopolyspora gloriosae genome has a segment encoding these proteins:
- a CDS encoding protein kinase family protein, with the protein MSSKPTRQAMPERDAGDSTADDAEQLTPGAVLDHGRYRLLEKVGTDPRCDAQLWRAKDGVLGRDVALTILTGDRSHSDAASSARRTLERAMHASTFNHVGVARVLDVVTPAPGDPQGVLGVVIAEWTHGTDLIELIGDGPLQPGTAARLLQPLAAAVEAAHHAGLVLGADHPQRIRVTPEGEIRMAFPGPLSTASSSDDVRGLGAALYLLLTGRWALDSAPEGLATAPTGPDGTIVAPRTLRPTVPLELSTVALRALGSPDTHGTTGGVRTGAAVLRVLEQHATFDASAAETQSAPAGGGTRETNEVWSTQDPKPDEVKRKKLAISVGALAVATLLVVGWIVANLIGMFAGNPEAEGPSVTLGEDGNTQPTPEQAAPVQVTGGTPFVKEQTPDSPGKIGNLFDGDPSTSWATDSYNDQFGNGFKSGTGTVLSFSAPTTVREVVIDSPSAGTVVEIRAADGTSPNLDASPLLGQQTLAAGKTTIPINAAQPTQNVIVWLTQISPSDGKYQSRINEISISGTAA; encoded by the coding sequence GTGAGCAGCAAACCGACCAGGCAAGCGATGCCGGAACGTGACGCGGGCGATTCGACGGCGGACGACGCCGAACAGCTGACCCCCGGCGCGGTACTCGACCACGGCCGATACCGCCTGCTGGAGAAGGTCGGCACCGATCCCCGGTGCGATGCGCAGCTGTGGCGGGCCAAGGACGGTGTGCTCGGACGCGATGTCGCGCTGACCATCCTGACCGGGGACCGCTCCCACTCGGATGCGGCGTCGAGCGCGCGGCGCACGCTGGAACGCGCGATGCACGCCAGCACCTTCAACCACGTCGGCGTCGCGCGAGTGCTCGACGTCGTGACACCCGCACCAGGTGACCCGCAGGGCGTGCTCGGCGTGGTCATCGCCGAATGGACGCACGGCACCGACCTGATCGAACTGATCGGGGACGGACCGCTGCAGCCGGGCACCGCGGCGCGACTGCTGCAACCGCTGGCCGCCGCGGTCGAAGCGGCCCACCACGCCGGGCTGGTGCTCGGCGCGGACCATCCGCAGCGGATTCGGGTGACGCCGGAAGGCGAGATCCGGATGGCGTTCCCCGGACCGCTGTCCACCGCGAGTTCCAGCGACGACGTGCGCGGGCTCGGCGCCGCGCTGTACCTGTTGCTGACCGGACGCTGGGCGTTGGACTCCGCGCCCGAGGGACTCGCGACCGCGCCGACCGGGCCGGACGGCACCATCGTCGCGCCGCGCACGCTGCGCCCGACGGTGCCGCTGGAGCTGTCCACGGTCGCCCTGCGCGCCCTCGGCAGCCCCGACACGCACGGCACCACCGGCGGAGTCCGCACCGGTGCCGCGGTGCTGCGGGTGCTGGAGCAGCACGCCACGTTCGACGCCTCGGCCGCCGAGACGCAGTCCGCCCCGGCGGGCGGTGGAACGCGGGAGACCAACGAGGTCTGGAGCACCCAGGACCCCAAACCGGACGAGGTCAAGCGCAAGAAGCTGGCGATCAGCGTCGGTGCCCTGGCGGTGGCCACGCTGCTCGTCGTCGGCTGGATCGTCGCCAACCTCATCGGCATGTTCGCGGGCAACCCGGAGGCCGAAGGGCCGTCGGTGACCTTGGGCGAGGACGGCAACACGCAGCCGACCCCGGAGCAAGCGGCACCGGTGCAGGTCACCGGCGGGACGCCGTTCGTCAAGGAACAGACGCCGGACAGCCCCGGCAAGATCGGCAACCTGTTCGACGGCGACCCGTCGACGAGCTGGGCGACCGACTCCTACAACGATCAGTTCGGCAACGGGTTCAAGTCGGGCACCGGCACGGTGCTCAGCTTCTCGGCGCCGACGACGGTCCGCGAAGTGGTCATCGACTCGCCCAGCGCGGGCACCGTGGTGGAGATCCGGGCGGCCGACGGCACCAGCCCGAACCTCGACGCGAGCCCGCTGCTGGGACAGCAGACGCTGGCCGCGGGCAAGACGACGATCCCGATCAACGCGGCGCAGCCCACCCAGAACGTGATCGTGTGGCTGACGCAGATCTCGCCGTCCGACGGCAAGTACCAGAGCCGGATCAACGAGATCAGCATCTCCGGCACCGCGGCCTGA
- the sigM gene encoding RNA polymerase sigma factor SigM, translating to MSAPVRSDADLIAAHTSGDPHAFAELFRRHRDRLWAVALRTMRDHDDASDALQDAMISAFRNAASFRAESQVTTWLHRIVVNACLDRIRRRQARPTVPLPDTGPAEPAVPRDAIEEQDTRMAVQDALAELPEEQRAPIVLVDVEGYSVSDTAAILGVAEGTVKSRCARGRVKLAKLLGHLRNPSADANVPDDANAKRRREGR from the coding sequence GTGTCTGCCCCCGTCAGATCGGACGCCGACCTCATAGCGGCGCACACCAGCGGCGACCCGCACGCGTTCGCCGAGCTCTTCCGCCGGCACCGGGACCGGTTGTGGGCGGTCGCGTTGCGCACCATGCGCGACCACGACGACGCCTCCGACGCGCTGCAGGACGCGATGATCTCGGCATTCCGCAACGCCGCGTCGTTCCGGGCCGAATCCCAGGTCACCACCTGGTTGCACCGAATCGTGGTGAACGCCTGCCTGGACCGGATCCGCCGCCGCCAGGCGAGACCCACGGTGCCCTTACCCGATACCGGTCCGGCCGAGCCGGCCGTTCCGCGCGACGCGATCGAGGAGCAGGACACCCGGATGGCCGTGCAGGACGCGCTGGCCGAACTACCGGAGGAGCAGCGCGCACCGATCGTCCTGGTCGACGTGGAGGGCTACTCGGTGTCCGACACAGCAGCCATCCTCGGCGTCGCCGAAGGCACCGTGAAGAGCCGGTGCGCCCGCGGGCGAGTGAAGCTGGCGAAACTTCTGGGACACCTCCGGAACCCGAGTGCGGATGCGAACGTCCCAGATGACGCCAACGCCAAGCGTCGACGGGAGGGACGATGA
- the trxB gene encoding thioredoxin-disulfide reductase encodes MTDDVRNLIIVGSGPAGYTAAVYAARAELQPLVFEGTQFGGALMTTTDVENYPGFRDGIMGPELMEQMREQAKRFGGELRAEDVEHIDLEGDVKKVTANGVEYRAKAIVLAMGAAARYLGIPGEEKLLGHGVSACATCDGFFFREQHIAVIGGGDSAMEEATFLTKFADSVTIIHRRDEFRASKIMLERAKANEKIRWRTNAGVTEVLGDTAVTGLKLRDTVTGEESQLDVTGMFVAIGHDPRSELVRDQVEVDDEGYVAVQQPTTHTGIPGVFAAGDLVDHTYRQAITAAGSGCSAAMDAERWLAEHEVNESAHVAAEHVGGGYAPATETAAAR; translated from the coding sequence GTGACCGACGACGTCCGCAACCTCATCATCGTGGGCTCCGGCCCTGCCGGATACACCGCTGCGGTGTACGCCGCGCGGGCCGAACTCCAGCCATTGGTCTTTGAGGGAACGCAGTTCGGTGGCGCGTTGATGACCACCACCGACGTGGAGAACTACCCCGGTTTCCGGGACGGCATCATGGGTCCCGAGCTCATGGAGCAGATGCGGGAGCAGGCGAAGCGGTTCGGAGGTGAGCTGCGCGCCGAGGACGTCGAGCACATCGACCTCGAAGGCGACGTGAAGAAGGTCACCGCCAACGGCGTCGAGTACCGCGCCAAAGCGATCGTCCTGGCGATGGGAGCGGCGGCCCGCTACCTGGGCATTCCCGGCGAGGAGAAGCTGCTCGGCCACGGCGTTTCCGCCTGCGCGACCTGCGACGGGTTCTTCTTCCGCGAGCAGCACATCGCCGTGATCGGCGGTGGCGACTCCGCGATGGAGGAGGCCACGTTCCTCACGAAGTTCGCGGACTCGGTGACGATCATCCACCGCCGCGACGAGTTCCGCGCCTCCAAGATCATGCTGGAGCGGGCCAAGGCCAACGAGAAGATCCGCTGGCGCACCAACGCCGGTGTCACCGAAGTGCTCGGCGACACCGCCGTGACCGGCCTGAAGCTGCGGGACACCGTGACCGGCGAGGAGTCGCAGCTCGACGTCACCGGCATGTTCGTCGCCATCGGCCACGACCCGCGCAGCGAACTCGTGCGCGACCAGGTCGAGGTCGACGACGAGGGCTACGTCGCCGTCCAGCAGCCCACCACGCACACCGGCATCCCCGGCGTGTTCGCCGCGGGCGACCTCGTCGACCACACGTACCGGCAGGCGATCACCGCCGCCGGCTCCGGTTGCTCGGCCGCGATGGACGCCGAACGGTGGCTCGCCGAGCACGAAGTGAACGAATCCGCGCACGTCGCGGCCGAACACGTCGGTGGCGGTTACGCGCCCGCCACCGAAACCGCCGCCGCACGCTGA
- the trxA gene encoding thioredoxin, protein MAGNTVTVSADSFKDDVLGSDKPVLVDFWATWCGPCKMVAPVLEEIADENQGKITIAKLDIDKNPSIARDYQVMSVPTLLLFSNGEPVKQIVGAKPKAALLDDLKDYL, encoded by the coding sequence ATGGCCGGCAACACCGTGACCGTTAGCGCCGACTCGTTCAAGGACGACGTGCTGGGCAGCGACAAGCCCGTCCTGGTCGACTTCTGGGCCACCTGGTGCGGCCCGTGCAAGATGGTCGCCCCCGTCCTGGAAGAGATCGCCGACGAGAACCAGGGCAAGATCACCATCGCCAAGCTGGACATCGACAAGAACCCGTCGATCGCCCGCGACTACCAGGTCATGAGCGTTCCGACGCTGCTGCTGTTCTCCAACGGCGAGCCGGTCAAGCAGATCGTCGGCGCCAAGCCGAAGGCGGCGCTGCTCGACGACCTGAAGGACTACCTGTGA
- a CDS encoding N-acetylmuramoyl-L-alanine amidase: MQLLHRGDVGPAVAEIRNTLAALGLLPAPPNGTATGPANFDAAVEHAVRVFQQRRGLITDGVVGPATYRALIDARWRLGDRSLAYLVSKPISGDDVFALQERLLELGFDAGRPDGIFGWQTEQALRSFQRDYGLGNDGICGPNTLRALKQLAPKVRGGRPVYLREQEKVRRSGPLLRGKRIVVDPGHGGTDRGVTVGGVNEADLAWDLARRLEGRMVATGMEALITRGPHSCPPEADRAGFANEAGADLFLSLHMDANSAPSAQGVSSFHFGTGNGTTSTVGEALAGFLQREIVARTGMLDCRIHPKTWEVLRLTRMPAVRTEIGYLTNPEDRRRLLDPAFRDIIAEGLLVAVKRLYLLGKDDQPTGTFTFDDLLRHELTRAEGA; encoded by the coding sequence ATGCAGCTGCTCCACCGCGGTGACGTCGGTCCGGCCGTTGCCGAGATCAGGAACACCCTTGCTGCGCTGGGTCTCCTACCGGCCCCCCCAAACGGAACCGCGACAGGCCCCGCGAACTTCGACGCGGCGGTGGAACACGCGGTGCGCGTCTTCCAGCAGCGACGTGGCCTGATCACCGACGGCGTCGTCGGTCCCGCCACCTACCGCGCCCTCATCGACGCGCGCTGGCGGCTGGGTGACCGGTCGCTGGCGTACCTGGTGTCCAAGCCCATCAGCGGCGACGACGTGTTCGCGCTGCAAGAACGGCTGCTGGAACTCGGCTTCGACGCGGGCAGGCCGGACGGCATCTTCGGCTGGCAGACCGAGCAGGCGCTGCGCAGCTTCCAGCGGGACTACGGCCTCGGCAACGACGGCATCTGCGGCCCGAACACGCTGCGCGCGCTCAAGCAGCTCGCTCCGAAAGTCCGCGGTGGGCGCCCCGTCTACCTGCGGGAACAGGAAAAGGTTCGGCGGTCCGGGCCGTTGCTGCGCGGCAAGCGCATCGTGGTCGACCCCGGTCACGGCGGCACCGATCGCGGCGTGACCGTGGGCGGCGTCAACGAAGCCGACCTCGCCTGGGATCTGGCCCGTCGGCTCGAGGGCCGCATGGTCGCCACCGGGATGGAAGCGCTGATCACTCGCGGCCCGCACTCGTGCCCGCCGGAGGCCGATCGCGCGGGATTCGCCAACGAGGCGGGTGCCGATCTGTTCCTGTCCCTGCACATGGACGCCAACTCGGCGCCCTCCGCGCAGGGCGTCTCCAGCTTCCACTTCGGCACCGGCAACGGCACCACCTCCACGGTGGGGGAGGCGCTCGCCGGTTTCCTGCAGCGCGAAATCGTCGCCCGCACCGGAATGCTGGACTGCCGCATCCACCCGAAGACGTGGGAAGTCCTGCGCCTGACCCGGATGCCCGCGGTGCGCACCGAGATCGGCTACCTCACCAACCCGGAGGACCGGCGGCGGCTGCTCGACCCCGCGTTCCGGGACATCATCGCCGAAGGTCTGCTGGTCGCGGTGAAACGGCTCTACCTGCTCGGCAAGGACGACCAGCCGACCGGCACGTTCACCTTCGACGATCTGCTGCGCCACGAGCTCACCCGAGCCGAAGGCGCCTGA
- a CDS encoding GNAT family N-acetyltransferase: MSRRVVGVTLDNLDHLPPKCRRCVFWELAPHIREQAEEFGETGLEKEAWVSNVLLDWGSCGRVLYVDDVPAGYALYAPPAAVPRAAAFPSGPVSADAVLLTALRVIPEFEHGGLGRVLLQNVAKDLTKRGVRAIEAFGDLHEDDEGCLVPAGFLQQVGFKTVRRHPKWPRLRLELRTAISWKEDVEAALERLLSTVSVKTAEPALG; encoded by the coding sequence GTGTCGCGACGCGTCGTAGGCGTCACGCTGGACAACCTCGACCACTTGCCACCGAAGTGCCGTCGCTGCGTGTTCTGGGAACTCGCGCCGCACATTCGGGAGCAGGCCGAGGAGTTCGGCGAGACCGGCCTCGAGAAAGAGGCCTGGGTGTCCAACGTGCTGCTGGACTGGGGATCCTGCGGTCGTGTGCTGTACGTCGACGACGTTCCGGCCGGCTATGCGCTGTACGCCCCGCCCGCCGCGGTGCCGCGTGCCGCCGCGTTCCCATCGGGGCCGGTCAGCGCGGACGCGGTGCTGCTCACCGCGTTGCGAGTGATCCCGGAATTCGAGCACGGCGGGCTGGGTCGGGTGCTGCTGCAGAACGTGGCGAAGGACCTGACCAAGCGCGGAGTCCGCGCGATCGAGGCCTTCGGTGATCTCCACGAGGACGACGAGGGCTGCCTTGTCCCGGCGGGATTCCTGCAGCAGGTCGGGTTCAAGACGGTCCGCCGGCACCCGAAGTGGCCGCGATTGCGGCTGGAGCTGCGGACGGCGATCTCCTGGAAGGAAGACGTCGAAGCAGCGCTGGAACGCCTGCTGAGCACGGTGTCGGTCAAGACTGCGGAGCCCGCACTCGGTTGA
- a CDS encoding PLP-dependent aminotransferase family protein, with protein sequence MSENGSNPTDPQQPGPQQEAAVQQAGAARNLDAHRDRYAQRTAGMTASEIRALFAVASRPEVVSLAGGMPNLAALPLDSLATEVSRLISVDGQAALQYGSAHGVPELREQICEIMAMEGITGHPDDVMVTVGSQMALDMVTRLFCDPGDVVLAEGPSYVGALGSFNAYQAKVVHVAMDDDGLQPEALRHAISEVTSRGERIKFLYTIPNFHNPGGVTLAVQRRAEILEICRQHDILVLEDNPYGLLGFDGQTYPALRSLDPDNVVYLGSFSKTFASGLRVGWVLAPHAVREKLVLAAESATLCPPTLNQMIVSRYLSTHDWKGQIKTFREQYRERRDAMLSALEQHMPEGSSWTKPDGGFYVWFTAPEGVDTKAMLPRAVTQRVAYASGTGFYADALGSRQMRLSYCYPTPERIREGVRRLANTLTDEMELVRTFGSVPQRTVSGPEAPSPDTA encoded by the coding sequence ATGTCCGAGAACGGCAGCAACCCGACCGATCCGCAGCAGCCCGGCCCCCAGCAGGAGGCAGCGGTGCAGCAGGCAGGAGCGGCGCGCAACCTCGACGCGCACCGCGACCGGTACGCCCAGCGCACCGCGGGCATGACGGCATCGGAAATCCGGGCACTGTTCGCCGTGGCAAGCCGCCCCGAGGTCGTCTCGCTGGCTGGTGGCATGCCCAACCTGGCCGCGCTGCCGCTGGACTCGCTGGCCACCGAGGTGTCCCGGCTGATCTCCGTCGACGGTCAGGCCGCGCTGCAGTACGGCTCCGCTCACGGCGTGCCGGAACTGCGCGAGCAGATCTGCGAGATCATGGCCATGGAAGGCATCACCGGGCACCCCGATGATGTGATGGTCACCGTCGGCTCCCAGATGGCTCTGGACATGGTCACGCGACTGTTCTGCGATCCCGGTGACGTGGTGCTCGCCGAAGGCCCCTCCTACGTGGGCGCGCTCGGCTCGTTCAACGCTTACCAGGCGAAGGTCGTGCACGTCGCGATGGACGACGACGGACTCCAGCCGGAGGCGCTGCGGCACGCGATCTCCGAGGTCACCAGCCGCGGCGAGCGGATCAAGTTCCTCTACACCATCCCGAACTTCCACAACCCGGGCGGCGTCACGCTCGCGGTGCAGCGCCGTGCCGAGATCCTGGAGATCTGCCGTCAGCACGACATCCTCGTGCTGGAGGACAACCCGTACGGCCTGCTCGGCTTCGACGGCCAGACCTACCCGGCGCTGCGCAGCCTGGACCCCGACAACGTGGTCTACCTCGGATCGTTCTCCAAGACCTTCGCTTCCGGCCTGCGCGTCGGCTGGGTACTCGCCCCGCACGCGGTGCGCGAGAAGCTGGTGCTCGCCGCGGAATCCGCGACGCTGTGCCCGCCCACGCTGAACCAGATGATCGTGTCCCGCTACCTGAGCACGCACGACTGGAAGGGCCAGATCAAGACCTTCCGCGAGCAGTACCGGGAACGCCGCGACGCGATGCTGAGCGCGCTGGAGCAGCACATGCCGGAAGGCAGCAGCTGGACCAAGCCCGACGGCGGGTTCTACGTGTGGTTCACCGCGCCGGAAGGCGTGGACACCAAGGCGATGCTGCCGCGAGCCGTGACTCAGCGGGTCGCCTACGCCTCCGGGACCGGCTTCTACGCCGACGCGCTGGGCTCCAGGCAGATGCGGCTGTCCTACTGCTACCCGACGCCGGAACGCATCAGGGAAGGCGTCCGCAGGTTGGCGAACACGCTGACCGACGAGATGGAACTGGTGCGGACCTTCGGCAGCGTGCCGCAGCGCACGGTCTCCGGCCCCGAAGCTCCCTCTCCGGACACGGCGTAA
- a CDS encoding D-alanine--D-alanine ligase, whose protein sequence is MSDRWVAVLSGGLSHEREVSLRSGRRLSTALRSAGMTVGEWDADSRLLTRIQEERPEAVIIALHGGEGENGAVQSVLDMLGVPYVGTDPRACRRAWDKPTAKAELARAGLSTPDWVVLPHATFRELGAQAVLDALVGKLGLPLMLKPDQGGSALGARVVRDASELPSAMVGALAYGDTVLVEQFVEGVEVAVSVVDTEDGPEALPAVRIEAADGVYDYTARYTAGLTSYEAPADLAPEVAAQAGELAVAAHKLLGLRDVSRTDAIIDQHGVPHFLEVNVSPGLTETSLFPMAVEAAGRSLGEVFAGLAEKAIIRGS, encoded by the coding sequence ATGTCCGATCGTTGGGTCGCCGTGCTGTCCGGTGGGTTGTCGCACGAGCGTGAGGTTTCGCTGCGCTCCGGGCGCCGCCTGTCCACCGCGCTGCGCTCCGCCGGAATGACCGTGGGGGAGTGGGACGCCGATTCCCGGTTGCTCACGCGGATCCAGGAAGAGCGGCCGGAGGCCGTGATCATCGCGCTGCACGGCGGCGAGGGCGAGAACGGCGCGGTGCAGTCCGTGCTGGACATGCTCGGCGTTCCGTACGTCGGCACCGACCCGCGCGCCTGCCGCCGGGCCTGGGACAAGCCGACCGCGAAAGCCGAGCTCGCCCGCGCCGGCCTGAGCACCCCGGACTGGGTCGTGCTGCCTCATGCCACGTTCCGCGAGCTCGGCGCTCAGGCGGTGCTGGACGCGCTGGTCGGCAAGCTCGGCCTGCCGCTGATGCTGAAGCCGGACCAGGGTGGATCGGCGCTCGGTGCCCGAGTGGTCCGGGACGCCTCGGAGCTGCCCTCGGCGATGGTGGGCGCGTTGGCTTATGGCGACACCGTGCTCGTCGAGCAGTTCGTCGAAGGCGTCGAGGTAGCGGTGAGCGTGGTGGACACCGAGGACGGCCCCGAGGCGCTTCCCGCGGTGCGCATCGAAGCGGCCGATGGCGTGTACGACTACACGGCTCGCTACACCGCCGGACTCACCAGTTACGAGGCTCCCGCCGACCTGGCGCCCGAGGTCGCGGCTCAGGCGGGGGAGTTGGCAGTGGCGGCGCACAAGCTGCTCGGGCTGCGCGATGTCTCCCGGACCGACGCGATCATCGATCAGCACGGGGTACCGCACTTCCTGGAAGTGAACGTGTCGCCCGGGCTGACCGAGACCTCGTTGTTCCC